In Aspergillus fumigatus Af293 chromosome 4, whole genome shotgun sequence, one genomic interval encodes:
- a CDS encoding putative L-serine dehydratase yields MGSISPEEAKLSFKLPWVETPLVESAGLSRAAGCRIFLKLENIQPSGSFKSRAMGNQILSHLVKPENAGRPVHFYASSGGNAGLAAVCAARSLGYPCTVVVPLSTKPLMVNKLRAAGASDVIQYGETFSEAGEYMREVIMKADDGDAGTDVVKIALHPFDNEPIWEGNSTIIDELAAQLPPVTTREEAIAYSGRALPLDAVICSVGGGGLLNGLIMGLERRRHLQNQSSHYSNDITSSQPNPIHILAVETQGTDSLALAVAQKSLVSLPKITSQATSLGAIRVSERTFKYAISPPPGIAVHTAVLSDADAARGVLRLADDERLLVELACGVCVEAAIGDAAKARASGSTSTHLAAEQAALTGKKRKRTQTEFSQGDEGYGDDRLSSGETETELEETGSQPQGHPTENTLSPLHEFQSKLKQLVPNLQPDSRVVIIVCGGSNVTIDMAAEWRKMLQEGWDA; encoded by the coding sequence TGCCATGGGTTGAGACTCCCCTTGTGGAATCCGCTGGTCTGTCTCGCGCGGCAGGCTGTAGAATCTTCTTGAAACTCGAGAACATTCAGCCCAGCGGATCCTTCAAATCCCGTGCAATGGGCAACCAGATCCTCTCGCACCTCGTCAAGCCGGAAAACGCTGGCCGGCCGGTGCATTTCTATGCTTCCTCGGGGGGCAATGCCGGTCTCGCTGCGGTGTGCGCTGCCCGGAGCTTGGGTTATCCTTGCACCGTGGTTGTGCCCCTCTCGACAAAGCCCCTGATGGTGAACAAACTGCGGGCGGCGGGCGCTTCGGACGTCATCCAGTACGGCGAGACATTCTCGGAAGCGGGAGAGTATATGCGGGAAGTGATAATGAAGGCAGATGACGGGGACGCCGGAACAGACGTGGTCAAGATTGCCCTCCATCCCTTCGACAATGAGCCCATCTGGGAGGGAAACAGTACGATCATCGATGAGCTCGCGGCTCAACTGCCGCCCGTAACCACCCGAGAAGAAGCTATTGCCTACAGTGGTCGTGCTTTGCCACTGGACGCGGTGATCTGCAGTGTTGGTGGCGGCGGGCTGCTAAATGGTCTTATCATGGGCCTAGAGCGACGGAGACATCTACAGAACCAGAGCTCACACTACAGCAACGACATCACATCCTCTCAACCAAACCCCATCCACATACTCGCCGTCGAAACCCAAGGCACAGACTCCCTTGCCCTCGCTGTCGCCCAGAAATCCCTCGTCTCTCTCCCCAAGATCACATCCCAAGCTACCTCGCTGGGCGCCATCCGCGTCTCGGAACGTACGTTCAAATACGCCATCTCCCCTCCACCCGGCATTGCTGTGCACACTGCCGTCCTCTCAGATGCCGATGCCGCTCGGGGCGTGCTCCGTCTTGCGGATGATGAAAGGCTGCTGGTGGAGTTGGCATGCGGTGTCTGCGTCGAGGCCGCCATCGGCGATGCGGCCAAGGCACGTGCCTCGGGATCAACAAGCACACATTTGGCAGCCGAACAGGCAGCCCTGACagggaagaagcggaagaggacACAGACCGAGTTCTCCCAGGGGGATGAAGGGTACGGCGATGACCGACTATCGTCCGGAGAAACCGAAACGGAGTTGGAAGAGACGGGCAGTCAGCCTCAAGGACATCCTACCGAAAATACGCTGTCGCCGTTGCACGAATTCCAATCCAAGCTGAAGCAATTGGTCCCTAACCTGCAACCGGATAGTCGAGTGGTGATCATCGTCTGTGGGGGCAGCAATGTCACCATCGACATGGCGGCAgagtggaggaagatgttgcAGGAGGGTTGGGACGCTTAA
- the ramB gene encoding bifunctional protein farnesyltransferase/protein geranylgeranyltransferase — protein MEGKYSSDPEWASIKPIELNDGSDFGAMPLATISYSPEYLEATSYLRAVMAANEMSERALRLTGDIISMNPAHYTVWIYRAKILFALGKDLNEEIEWLNKVALKHLKNYQIWHHRQVLMSSRAHFPTLPPREQDFLMEMFAQDAKNYHVWTYRHWLVRHFKLWDHPREIQDVEALLKADVRNNSAWNHRYMLRFGPRDENEFDAGLHNTTGPSSEKGRLPVVDEDLVDSELQYSQSRILEAPENRSPWSYARGVLQAAGRPLSEWKDFARSFVVEKQENGQVVDVAVKSSHAIEWLADVYAEEDGSEGSAAEAVKMLTLLKEKYDPIRRNYWEYRIRQITASAAHATEISASA, from the exons ATGGAAGGGAAATACTCGTCCGATCCAGAATGGGCATCTATCAAGCCCATTGAGCTCAATGATGGCAGCGACTTCGGTGCCATGCCGTTGGCCACCATTTCCTATTCCCCGGAATATCTCGAGGCCACTTCTTACCTGCGAGCTGTAATGGCCGCCAATGAAATGTCTGAGCGAGCGCTGAGACTGACGGGAgacatcatctccatgaaCCCAGCGCATTACACTGTTTG GATTTACCGGGCTAAGATCCTTTTCGCCCTAGGAAAAGATCTCAATGAGGAGATTGAATGGCTCAATAAAGTCGCTCTGAAGCATCTCAAAAACTACCAGATATG GCACCACCGCCAAGTTCTCATGTCTTCGCGGGCACATTTCCCCACTCTTCCGCCCAGAGAGCAGGACTTTCTGATGGAAATGTTTGCCCAGGATGCCAAGAACTATCACGTCTGGACATACCGCCACTGGCTCGTCCGACATTTCAAGCTCTGGGATCATCCGCGCGAGATCCAGGATGTGGAGGCGCTCCTGAAAGCTGACGTCCGGAACAACTCCGCCTGGAACCACCGGTACATGCTCCGCTTTGGACCGCGCGATGAAAACGAGTTTGATGCCGGTCTACACAATACCACGGGGCCATCCTCGGAGAAGGGCCGCCTGCCAGTTGTCGACGAGGATCTGGTCGACTCTGAGCTGCAGTACTCGCAGAGTAGGATACTCGAAGCTCCCGAGAACCGCAGTCCATGGTCGTACGCGCGCGGAGTACTCCAGGCAGCCGGCAGACCCCTTTCAGAATGGAAGGATTTTGCCCGGAGCTTCGTGGTCGAAAAGCAGGAGAACGGCCAGGTGGTGGATGTTGCGGTCAAAAGTAGCCATGCTATTGAGTGGTTAGCGGACGTGTACGCGGAGGAAGACGGAAGTGAAGGAAGTGCAGCCGAGGCAGTCAAAATGCTCACtcttctcaaggagaagtacgACCCTATCCGGAGGAACTACTGGGAGTATCGAATCCGGCAGATTACGGCATCTGCGGCGCATGCTACGGAGATATCTGCCTCTGCTTGA